TTTTTGCAGCTTACTACGTAGCTGAATTGAATACGTAAACACCGGTTAGTTGTAGCAAGAGCTTCCGGCGACTGGGATGATACAACGAATCGCTAGTGCACAACGAACAAAAGCGAGCTCCGTTTTTTGTCAGTTACTTAGTAAACTTATAGATTGTCTTATATCCTCGCCGCCGTCGCATATAATGGATGAGTCTTCAAAGCACCAATATAGGGATCCCCAagtcgatgaagaggaggaagaggaggatctGTCCGACCTTGACAGTGAGATGATCCCCGCTACCGATGCGCTTATGGCATTTGCTAACAATACTACAACAGATGTCCTCGAATCATTCCAAAATTCTCGCCCGTCTGCTTCTACCCTTCAGAGAGACGCGTCATTACCTTCTGCAACACAACCCAGACCGTCAACTCCACCACCGggggaggatgacgaagattTCGAAGCCTCTTTGATGCAAGGAATGGAATCACTCTTGCGTCAACTAGCAGGTGATCATCCTCCGGGAGTTATGCCTGACATAGGAGGCGACGGTAGCTCAAAGCCGACTGATCCTAGGATGGGTAGTTCCGGGTCAGTAGAGCCATCGCCACTATCgaaagaggcagaagaagcggcCTGGCAAAATGCTGTGGATACGTTACTGTCGGGCGAAGGACTTGCTGCGTTAGGCTTGGACGAGGGCAAGTCTTCTAGGAGTAAGGAGAAAGCCTCATCCGAACACTCATTGAATGGCACAGCTCCGAAACCTTCTTATGAAGACACACTTCGTAAAACTCTTGAATCCCTCAAGTCTGCTGGTCGAAATAGCGGTGCCAGGTCCTCGGCGGCTAAGGACGGGCAAAACGATATTGCTTCGCTCTTTGCATCGTTAGGAGGAGATCCAGATCTTTTGAAGGGGATGAACcttggggaggaaggaggcgaagaggaTTTTGAGGGCATACTAGAAGGAATGATGACTCAACTCATGACTAAAGAGGTGTTGGAGGAACCCATGAGCGAACTGGCTGTCAAGGTACGTTGAACGTTAACGAATTGCGGATCAACGATTAATGCCTCTGCCTTTTAGTATCCACCATATCTTAAGTCTCCGCCGCCGGATACATCACCAGAGGACATTGCCAAATATCATCAACAATACACATT
The genomic region above belongs to Cryptococcus neoformans var. neoformans JEC21 chromosome 4 sequence and contains:
- a CDS encoding peroxin19 Pex19p, putative, producing the protein MDESSKHQYRDPQVDEEEEEEDLSDLDNVLESFQNSRPSASTLQRDASLPSATQPRPSTPPPGEDDEDFEASLMQGMESLLRQLAGDHPPGVMPDIGGDGSSKPTDPRMGSSGSVEPSPLSKEAEEAAWQNAVDTLLSGEGLAALGLDEGKSSRSKEKASSEHSLNGTAPKPSYEDTLRKTLESLKSAGRNSGARSSAAKDGQNDIASLFASLGGDPDLLKGMNLGEEGGEEDFEGILEGMMTQLMTKEVLEEPMSELAVKYPPYLKSPPPDTSPEDIAKYHQQYTLVTQIVETFKKPGYTDEKDGKDIARLVSEMQDLGGPPKEVMGDLPEGFDLGILGNEDGCTIM